A window of Psychrobium sp. MM17-31 genomic DNA:
AGACGATGTAACAATGTGGACTTGCGAAGTCCCGCATCGCTACGCAGATCTAGAGCAACCTCTCGCGGCAGTGCTTCTGGCTTTAACTTGAGCTTCTTTTGCTGACTTTGCAAATCCTCAATCAGCGGAATAAGAGGAGCGTCAGCAGGAATTTCCCCCACTGCGCTGCCGAGTAACAATTTCGCCTCAATTTGGTGCCACAAAGCCTGCTCACCAAAACACAAACAGGCGATAACGGCCTCGCGAATTTCTTCAAAACCAACAGCAGGTCTATTTCGCACAGCAGCTAATGTTTGGCACAAACGACTTGCTTCGATCACCGACGCAGTAGAGACAATATGACCAGTGGCTCTCAGTTCATGGCAAACCTGCGCTAGCCAGCGCTCAATTTTATTGACATCATTGTGATATTGCCACAAATGCTGATACCACATCGGTGCGTCAATCCCCGCACCGTAGCCTGAGCGCACTGATAGTCGTGCGCTGGTCCAAGGGATCCAGGTCGATTTTAATTTCTTGGCAGATAATTTATTCGGCAGAGTTTTCACTAACTCACGATCAGCTTTTAATGTGTGTTTTGCCGTTAAAGCAGGTACATGCCATGCGCCGCAAACGACAGCAATGGGACCGTCGGTAAGCTTTTTAGCTTTGTTAATTTCAAGACGCATATAGGCTTCACGAACCAAATCACGTTGCATTGATGGAATATCACTGGCAATGCTTTGTCGTAATGTGCCCATCGCGTTTGCGACAACATCGAAAATAGCGGCATTATCATCGCTATTTTGTTCAATTAAATCATTCCACCACGCCTCACCGTCTTGATAATCTGCAAGTTTTGCTAATTCACCGATAGGATCTAACACTACTGCGGGTGTTGCGAGATGCTCGTCTGTAGCTTCTGTCTCAGTATCAATTTCGTCCTCGCTTAATGCGCTTTCCTTCGCGGCCACTTGCACAGCTAACTGAATATTGACTGGAACATCGATAAAAGCAGCTTCAACATTATGCTGTGCGGCGTAAAGCGTTGCTTGATACTCTGGCGAATATTGCGCAAAGGGATAAAACACACTACTATTGGCGTCATCGGTGGCATATGCTAGCAACGCCACCGGAGGTTTCATTTCTGCATGTGCCAAAAGTGACAACAACTCAGAACAATCTGTCGGCCCTTCGATTAAAATTCTCGCTGGCTGCAATGCTTCCAATGCAGATATTAAACGTTGGCTCGATCCGGGACCGTGATGACGAATTCCAAAATAATGAATGTTGGACATGATGCGCCCTTACAAAACTTCGTTCATTATCTTGTAATAATCAGCATATCCGGGACGTTTCTTAAGTACGGTTTCTAAATATTCTTCCAATACAGCTTTGTCTTGCACCGGATCTTTAACAATCGCTCCAACGATATTGCTACTTAGATCTTGAGCATCTAGTGCGCCGTCGCCAAACCAATTCGCTTGACTCAAGCCACCCACCATCACGGCAATAGCTTCGGCAGTCGATAAGTTGCCTGTTGGCGTTTTCAAAGTTACCTTACCGTCTAAAGTTTCTCCCCCGCGCAATTCTCGGAAAATGGTCACAACCTTTTCAATTTCCTGCTGAGCGTCTTTAGGCATAGGTAAGGCCAAGCTTTCACTCATTTCCTCAACGCGTTTAGCAATAATGGCAATCTCTTGCTCCATATCATCAGGCAACGGCAGCACAACAACATTGAAACGGCGTTTGAGTGCAGCTGATAACTCATTGACGCCTTTATCGCGATTATTAGCGGTAGCGATGATGTTAAAGCCTTTCTTTGCATAAACAGCATCATTAAGCTCGGGAATTGGCAACATTTTTTCAGATAACACAGTGATTAACGTATCTTGAACATCAGAGCCCATACGGGTTAATTCTTCTAAACGACATAATGTTCCCGCTTCCATGGCGCGATAGAGTGGTGTTGGCACTAAAGCATCACGACTAGGACCGTTAGCGAGTAATTGCGCGTAGTTCCAACCGTAACGAATTTGGTTTTCATCTGTCCCCGCCGTACACTGAATGACCTGTGTACTATTACCACAAATACCCGCTGCTAGGTGCTCCGAGACCCAAGATTTCGCAGTTCCAGGCACCCCCAAAAGTAATAACGCGCGATCTGTCGCCAGCGTAGCAACTGCGGTTTCAATAAGCCGACGATTACCAATGTATTTAGGGCTAATTTCAACGCCGTCTTTCGTTGTTCCGCCTAATATATAAGTGACTACAGCTTGTGGAGATAATGCCCAGTTTTCAGGTTTCTCGCCGATATCCTGTGCTTTTAATGCATCCAATTCAGCTTGATAAATTACTTCAGCGGGTTGGCGAAGAATGTCATTCATAAATAATTCCTTGTTTTGTTCACACCTGATATTTACTGTAATTCAGAGAGTTTAATATTTAATTTAAGACAATCGAAAACAGGATCAACGTTTAGCATGCCTAGTTTTACCAAGCGTTCGATAATTTGTTTAGCGCAGTCACTTGAAACCAATAAACCAAGCGCGATAATTCCTCGAGTGGCGTATGACTGTTCGAGATAACTCGTTTTTTCAATTTGTTCGATAATCTGTTGTTCAAGCGTCTTCCACGCAAGTGTTTTAGCTAATACACGCCATTGAATGGCACCTATAGGCTGGTCAGTAAAAGGTAATAACTCGTCAAAACGATAAATAGCTTTGTTATGCGACATAATTTCCGATACCAACTTCTGGCGTTCATCACTACTTAACCGAGGCAATAACAGCTCAAGTAAGTTGATAGCGTGTTGTTCTTCGTTCAAATAGTCTCTTAAACGCGTAATAACAATTTGAATAATTTCATCTGGCGCATGGCGAGCGACGTTGGTGATAAAATTGTAGTTATCGAGATAGCGATGCTGGCTAAATTGCCAGTTCTCTACCAACTCGCGTGGCGATAGTGACAGTGCTTGTGCTAAGTGAATTAAAGACACTTGCTCTAACCACTCTGAACGAAGCGCTTGTTGTTTCTTGCTCTTTAAGGGCGCAGCGACAACGTGTTTTGTTTTTTTAAACAAACCAGAAGTTTTTACAGTTAACCACGCCGCTAATTCATCCGCCAATTCACATGCTCGCTGATCATCTGTAGGCGGTACATTCTCCCCTAAGCGCATCAGCAATTGAGTACTTAACTCGACGACCTTTTTAGAGCGATCATTGGCAAGAGAATTAAGATATTCGATATCTTGCTGTGACAACTTGATTGCTAATGTATCGATAACTTTATAACGTCGCTCTGCCGGCTCATTAGCGGCACATTGTGCAATAATTTCACGCGCTTGTTGCGGGTTATTTCTGCGCAATGCGCGCAATAACTCTATGTGTTGAGCAGGTAAAAACTGTGACCAATTATCAGCGGTTAACGATTGCTGTGACTGATTGACTTGCGTAACCCACGCTAACCACGGCCAATATAGTGCGGGTACATCGTCGTTTTGTTTTGGTAGCCAATCTGCTGGATGCGCACTGATTTTGTGTTGTGCCAGTATATTCAATAGATGATTGGTTTTACTTGGTGAAAACTGTTTAGTTTGCTCAAGGCAGCGTTTAAACAGTCCTCGAAGATCGTCAGCTAGCGTTACAAATTCGAGCTGCGGCAAAGGTGGCTTAGTAAGCAGTTCTTGAGGTTCAGACTGCGCCAGCAACCATGACCGTTGAGCGCTAGCCAAAATAAGTGCTTGGCGTCGTTGACAACTATGAGAAAGATTCTGATCCAGCTCTGGCCAACTCTTTGGCAATTGCGTATCAATTGCAGTTGTTCCCTGACCACCAATTAACCAACGCTTATACAACTGATCAATTTGCGCGAGTTCTTGTCTTGCAGTTTCAATTAACACGAAATGGTCCCCCACAATAGCGTATTGGCACTCATAAGTTGCGCTTTGTAACCATCCGACAAAACAAATGCATGCGACAATTCACTCCCCAACAAGACGGAGTTAATCGATTTATTACTCAAAGCAATCGTTTGTTCAGAGACCTGATCACTCCACCAATAGTCGCCACTCTCACTCTGAGCAATACGACCAGCACCAATTAATACAGGAAAAGACTCTAGCCATGGCGAAGATGCTAAATACCGTTGAAAGGCAGCTTGATGGGTGCTTATTTGATAACTTGGAGTTTCTGATGCATGAGTTATGACTTGATACTCGCCAAGTACAGCGCGCAATGGCTGACGTGCAGGATAGAAAATCAATTCTCCTTCGATTAAACGGTCTATGCTGCTAATCATTTCTTTACGACCAGCACTAGCAGGATAAAAATCGAGCAATAAAGCAGGCTCTTGATAGCGACCATCAACGTTTATTAACCACTTAGCGTGCGCTATCAAACCATCCTTACGGCTTTCGATATGTTCGCCGACAGTCTGCCATATTCCAGTGATTCTTAATGCTTTTTCGTCACTAATGATTTGTTCTCTAGTTTCCGACTTCGCCACAGCACGCCTAACATCTACATCGTTACAATCGGTAAACCACGCCTCTGATAACATAGCTAACTTGCCAAGTTCTTGATAAACCATCTCGGCTTGCACAGCGGCATCGGCAGCCATAACTTTAGCTGGTAACTCATCGACACGTGCAGCAAAGTTAGTTGCCTTAGCATCAACAAGACGCGACGCAATGCGTCGGCAACGCTCATTTACTTCCTTAATGAAGGTGGTAACACCATTGAGTAACTGATCATCTAACCACTGTTGAAACTCCACAAGTCCTTCGCTAATCGAGGTGTCTGTCTTAGCTTTGTTACTTGCAGCTCGCTTAGCCTGCGCCGCTTCTTTTTTCGCTAATTCCTCAGGAGATAATGGTTTAGCTTCTTGTGTTATCGCTCCAATATCTTTAGCTACTGTAGGTTTAGTTGCTTCTACGGAGCCAGCAGTAGGTTTACGCTTTCGCCTGCCTAACCAATCGTGCACCCATTGCGGTGGTTCCGCGTCAGCAAAACCGTGCTGTGCATCTGAAAACTGCCACAGCAGAGCCAATACGTGTTTACAGGGAAATTTTCGTGATGGGCATGTACACTTGTAACCGTGCTCAACAACATCAGCGACAGTGTAATAGGGTTTAGAGCCAGAGCCTTGGCACTCACCCCAAATGGTATTAATTGCAGGTGCTTGTTCAAGTACTGGCCATTTTGCGGGTTTGAGTAGTTTTTTTGCGGCATTCAAAGACGCCTGATCTGGCGCTAACTCTTGAATGGTTTCAAGCGAAATATTCACGTCCTTTTGAACTCTTGTATCTTAATTTTTATTATCGGCAGTGATTATAGATTAAAAACAATAAATTGATACGGCGAATTTAGTTCGGTTCAATTGATATGTGTTGGAATCAATTGAAACACAATGAATAAAACAAAGTATAGAAGAGCTGTGAATGCTCACTAAACGTGACAGGATTATATAAAATATAGGACAACCGTAAATATCCCTAGCGGATTACAATGATTGGAGCTTTTAATATTTTGTGGGCGTCTAATATTTTGTGAATGAGCATTATTAGTTACCCAATGCGCTCAATCAATAAATTAACTATATTAATCACAAGGCTGCCAGTTAACCACCAAATAAGAACTCTAATTAATACAACTTTTTGAAATAGCTTAAAAGTTTTTCCCCCCCCCAAATATGTATTGAAACCAGAAACAACGATATTCCAACAATCAGTTCAAATATCAAACTCGATTCACCTAGTGTTAGATACAAAAATATACCAATATAAAACAGGAACACATGAAAAACCGCCGTTAAAACAGCGGTCTTAGCATTTGGCTTTGGATAGGTAAGAATCTTTACAATTTAAGTACACAATCATCACGAATTTAATAACTGTTCGACACAAAAATGTATCGAATAACACTCAACCGTCATTCTCTCGTTTAAAGCAGTTAAAACAAAAATTCACTGTAACAAACATAAGAAAACTAAAGACGAATATAAACACTACCTTGTAGAAATAGAGTAACTGTTCAGCACTGAAAAAATACTGATAAATAGCATTCCCAATGGCAGTACATAATGACATATAAAAACTATGTATGACTTCCTTTTTCATAAACTCTCCTTGATATATAACAATAGGTTATCCAGCATGCATGGAAGTAATGGATATTAAATTAAGATAGGAAATTTAACTGTAGTAATGGCCTCAATATCTATCAACGAACGGTGAAATAATACTAAATGCTAGTCCAGCGAACACAACGGGAAATGACGTGATAGAAAGGTGTAGCGGCAAAATCAATTAAACTGTTTCTTGCCCTAGCCATAACAACCTCCTCAAAAAAGAGTGATTATTAGACTAGGACAAAATCAATTTATTGCCAGAATCTTTTGGGTGTCTATTTTTTGTTACGATTATGGCTAGTCTCTCTGAACAGATCTCAATTTTCTTTCATTTTTCGCGCTAACATACATCAAACACATTACGTGTTTATTTCTTTCTGAGACCTCAATAGAGTCCAAATATTTTCGCAAATTGTTTCTTGCATTTTTGGTAGAATAACCCTCCTTTCGATAGTCCCCTGTCATGCCAATTAAAACCTCGGGACTAGTCTTATCGCCAAGTACAGGGAAATAGTTGAAGTTCAGGCTAATTCCGCTTACAAGTGAATCACACTGTAATTCTTCAAAGTTTGGAAATGTAGCCATCTCTATTTTTCGGTTTTTTGACTCAACTATGGAGTAATGAGGGTGGTAGTCCGTAGTAGATCCCACATTCCTGTGGGCAGTAGTTGCAACTGTTGTAATATAAAAATTTTCAGCAAACCTATTATTACGTGGACCTTCGTCAGGGTCTTCAATATGCGTATGTGCCGAAAGCCATAAGTTTCTATTTTTTCCCTTTAATAAAAGATCTGCTGGTCTTCCCACATAAACACTAGTATATCCAAGTCCTTCAATCGGATAGTGTGACGTTATGATTCGGACATCATCATATGAAGAATTTAAATTGCTATTTATCCAGTCTGTTTGCCCACCTTCTTCCCATGAAATACTTCCTCTAACACCATAAACTTCGGTTATTAACACCTCAGGTTTAACATTAATATCTTGGTAATCAGAAGTATCAGTCAAAATTATCTGCCCTTGAATTCCCCCTTTGCTGTATTCAATGATACCGGAGTAAAAGCATCCGTTCTTGTGCTGTTCCTGTGATGGCCCAGGACATATGTCATCAAGGCTTTCTTCTATGGTTGTCCCTGCTTCAATGGGGTGTATATTGTCTTTGAATGTGATAAATATTGATGGATCACTAAAGCTTGAAAATGATTCCCTATTAAACTGGTAAGTCATTTTTATAATTTCTTTCTTTGTATAGTAGAATTTATCTGTCGAGCCTTCCTCGCCTCCACAAGACGCCCGTCGAATAGCCGGTTCAACTTGATTTCCGGTCGCCAAATAGTCATGATTTCCGATAACAAAATATATTGGTTTTCCAAGCTCTTTTCTTGAATGCCTTAGTGTTGAAAAAAATTCATCCGCCTCGTCCTTACAACCGCTATTCATTCCGTCGCCAAGGTAAAAAACAATATCTGGATTTTGATTCTTCATGTCAGAAAAAAAATAGCCAAGATTTTCAAGTGCTAATGTTTCCTGTGTTGTTGTTCGCACAGCCCAATTTGAAAATTTGTCAGCAAGAGGCGTTCTAAAAGGGTTACCTTCGCTATTTTTCTCTGTTGTAATTTGAGAATCAGCAATCGTCGCGATCTTAATTCCAATATCTATATCTTCACCCTCTCCCATTAGTGATATATTTGTAACTATTGAACATGAGCTCAGCATCAATGATGCAGTTAGAAGAGTAATTGCTCTTATCATGGTTGTCCCCTATTACTAGCTTAAATGTATTGATTTTTTGACGTTATTCTCTGTTGTAGGCCCGAACACTTAACGCCGCCAACACAGGCCGAGCGGACAAGAATAATTCGTCGACACCCAAAAATTAGCTTGGATATTTTACCTCTCAGCCAATGTCCTTATACCTACAGCGGTAATGCTCATTAGCGCACTGCCTTAACCGTTCTAGCGAGCCTACGAATTTACCGTATTGGCGTCTAAAGTGATTTATGATTTCTATCCAGTCATCACTTGCAATCCCCAAACTATCAAGTAATTTAGGCTGATACTCTTCCACAAAACCGCGCTTATTAGGCACTATTTTCCTTGAACTCCAGTCAGCTAATTCAAAATAATCATATAGTGTAAATTGAATAGCAAGTGATAATAGTATTTCGTTGACACCCAGAAATTAG
This region includes:
- a CDS encoding AAA family ATPase: MNDILRQPAEVIYQAELDALKAQDIGEKPENWALSPQAVVTYILGGTTKDGVEISPKYIGNRRLIETAVATLATDRALLLLGVPGTAKSWVSEHLAAGICGNSTQVIQCTAGTDENQIRYGWNYAQLLANGPSRDALVPTPLYRAMEAGTLCRLEELTRMGSDVQDTLITVLSEKMLPIPELNDAVYAKKGFNIIATANNRDKGVNELSAALKRRFNVVVLPLPDDMEQEIAIIAKRVEEMSESLALPMPKDAQQEIEKVVTIFRELRGGETLDGKVTLKTPTGNLSTAEAIAVMVGGLSQANWFGDGALDAQDLSSNIVGAIVKDPVQDKAVLEEYLETVLKKRPGYADYYKIMNEVL
- a CDS encoding metallophosphoesterase — encoded protein: MIRAITLLTASLMLSSCSIVTNISLMGEGEDIDIGIKIATIADSQITTEKNSEGNPFRTPLADKFSNWAVRTTTQETLALENLGYFFSDMKNQNPDIVFYLGDGMNSGCKDEADEFFSTLRHSRKELGKPIYFVIGNHDYLATGNQVEPAIRRASCGGEEGSTDKFYYTKKEIIKMTYQFNRESFSSFSDPSIFITFKDNIHPIEAGTTIEESLDDICPGPSQEQHKNGCFYSGIIEYSKGGIQGQIILTDTSDYQDINVKPEVLITEVYGVRGSISWEEGGQTDWINSNLNSSYDDVRIITSHYPIEGLGYTSVYVGRPADLLLKGKNRNLWLSAHTHIEDPDEGPRNNRFAENFYITTVATTAHRNVGSTTDYHPHYSIVESKNRKIEMATFPNFEELQCDSLVSGISLNFNYFPVLGDKTSPEVLIGMTGDYRKEGYSTKNARNNLRKYLDSIEVSERNKHVMCLMYVSAKNERKLRSVQRD
- a CDS encoding DUF5682 family protein; the encoded protein is MSNIHYFGIRHHGPGSSQRLISALEALQPARILIEGPTDCSELLSLLAHAEMKPPVALLAYATDDANSSVFYPFAQYSPEYQATLYAAQHNVEAAFIDVPVNIQLAVQVAAKESALSEDEIDTETEATDEHLATPAVVLDPIGELAKLADYQDGEAWWNDLIEQNSDDNAAIFDVVANAMGTLRQSIASDIPSMQRDLVREAYMRLEINKAKKLTDGPIAVVCGAWHVPALTAKHTLKADRELVKTLPNKLSAKKLKSTWIPWTSARLSVRSGYGAGIDAPMWYQHLWQYHNDVNKIERWLAQVCHELRATGHIVSTASVIEASRLCQTLAAVRNRPAVGFEEIREAVIACLCFGEQALWHQIEAKLLLGSAVGEIPADAPLIPLIEDLQSQQKKLKLKPEALPREVALDLRSDAGLRKSTLLHRLVILGVDWGNLNGGGKSRGTFRENWTLSWQPEFSVKLVENLVYGSSIELAASNKISEIIRKEKNLGQLANAVHLCLESQLDNAASLGIELLSKRAAHTSDCLELLESITPLIEISRYGTAREISLPHIVQLIERLTIQAALALPYACRNLDDDEAWHYRRAISDAHQALLLTDWDDATAEQWWKTLQVIIETEASTRQVSGLCSRLLYQAQRLSDDELEILLAKMLSLAIEPAQAARYFDGFFSDAVDRLLYDDVLLNAIEHWLIGIDEDDFVQNLPLFRRIFSDLDAMERKRLIDRVLLGREQRQSELVVNESMLETWPLQLARVSLLLKRNKAWQQ
- a CDS encoding SWIM zinc finger family protein, with the translated sequence MNISLETIQELAPDQASLNAAKKLLKPAKWPVLEQAPAINTIWGECQGSGSKPYYTVADVVEHGYKCTCPSRKFPCKHVLALLWQFSDAQHGFADAEPPQWVHDWLGRRKRKPTAGSVEATKPTVAKDIGAITQEAKPLSPEELAKKEAAQAKRAASNKAKTDTSISEGLVEFQQWLDDQLLNGVTTFIKEVNERCRRIASRLVDAKATNFAARVDELPAKVMAADAAVQAEMVYQELGKLAMLSEAWFTDCNDVDVRRAVAKSETREQIISDEKALRITGIWQTVGEHIESRKDGLIAHAKWLINVDGRYQEPALLLDFYPASAGRKEMISSIDRLIEGELIFYPARQPLRAVLGEYQVITHASETPSYQISTHQAAFQRYLASSPWLESFPVLIGAGRIAQSESGDYWWSDQVSEQTIALSNKSINSVLLGSELSHAFVLSDGYKAQLMSANTLLWGTISC
- a CDS encoding DUF5691 domain-containing protein, translating into MLIETARQELAQIDQLYKRWLIGGQGTTAIDTQLPKSWPELDQNLSHSCQRRQALILASAQRSWLLAQSEPQELLTKPPLPQLEFVTLADDLRGLFKRCLEQTKQFSPSKTNHLLNILAQHKISAHPADWLPKQNDDVPALYWPWLAWVTQVNQSQQSLTADNWSQFLPAQHIELLRALRRNNPQQAREIIAQCAANEPAERRYKVIDTLAIKLSQQDIEYLNSLANDRSKKVVELSTQLLMRLGENVPPTDDQRACELADELAAWLTVKTSGLFKKTKHVVAAPLKSKKQQALRSEWLEQVSLIHLAQALSLSPRELVENWQFSQHRYLDNYNFITNVARHAPDEIIQIVITRLRDYLNEEQHAINLLELLLPRLSSDERQKLVSEIMSHNKAIYRFDELLPFTDQPIGAIQWRVLAKTLAWKTLEQQIIEQIEKTSYLEQSYATRGIIALGLLVSSDCAKQIIERLVKLGMLNVDPVFDCLKLNIKLSELQ